A single region of the Nocardioides aquaticus genome encodes:
- a CDS encoding DUF1800 domain-containing protein, with translation MPAAAPPARAYRPRRFDGRPLLTPGDRHLVGRFSYGLSPALGAEVRKAGGAAAWFERQLEPDRVADPAGDDVDTWWPSLRRGPKELWTRNVEEVEGGWEVMQSLQRHALARRTVSRRQVHEVMTEFWQHLLNVPVHSDGSFTHRASYDRAVRQHALGSFADLLHATTTHPAMGIFLSNAVSTRKHPNENLGRELLELHTVGRGAYTEDDVKASARILTGWRVDLWRTWEATYSLEDHWTGPVQVIGFTDDNAPRTEAEGRALTRRYTDYLARHPSTAERVARRLAVKFVGDAPSEALVAMLARTYLRADTAVRPVLRALVASDEFRAARGSKVRDPAEDVVATYRALGVRIARPTQGDSAVNAMLWQAANLGAEPYAWPTPDGQPVDNRSWASPSRMLASLDLHYSMSGAWWPSKDVTYRTDRQWLPRRSLRFDLLVDHLSQQLLGRRSTSALLRACCESVDVTPATVMDAEHGVVKWNMHRVLATVLDSPAHLTR, from the coding sequence ATGCCCGCTGCCGCCCCGCCCGCCCGGGCGTACCGGCCCCGCCGCTTCGACGGTCGCCCGCTGCTCACCCCGGGCGACCGGCACCTGGTCGGGAGGTTCTCCTACGGCCTGAGCCCGGCCCTGGGCGCCGAGGTGCGCAAGGCCGGCGGCGCGGCGGCGTGGTTCGAGCGGCAGCTCGAGCCGGACCGGGTGGCCGACCCCGCCGGTGACGACGTCGACACCTGGTGGCCGAGCCTGCGGCGCGGCCCGAAGGAGCTCTGGACCCGCAACGTCGAGGAGGTCGAGGGCGGCTGGGAGGTCATGCAGAGCCTCCAGCGCCACGCCCTCGCGCGGCGGACGGTCTCACGGCGCCAGGTGCACGAGGTGATGACCGAGTTCTGGCAGCACCTGCTGAACGTGCCGGTGCACAGCGACGGCAGCTTCACCCACCGCGCCTCCTACGACCGGGCGGTCCGTCAGCACGCGCTCGGCTCCTTCGCCGACCTGCTGCACGCCACGACCACCCACCCCGCGATGGGGATCTTCCTGTCCAACGCGGTCTCGACCAGGAAGCACCCGAACGAGAACCTCGGCCGGGAGCTGCTGGAGCTGCACACGGTCGGGCGCGGGGCCTACACCGAGGACGACGTCAAGGCCTCCGCCCGGATCCTCACCGGGTGGCGGGTCGACCTCTGGCGGACGTGGGAGGCCACCTACTCCCTCGAGGACCACTGGACCGGACCGGTGCAGGTGATCGGCTTCACCGACGACAACGCCCCCCGCACCGAGGCCGAGGGGCGGGCGCTGACCCGTCGCTACACCGACTACCTCGCCCGCCACCCGAGCACCGCCGAGCGGGTCGCCCGGCGGCTCGCGGTCAAGTTCGTCGGCGACGCCCCGTCCGAGGCGCTGGTGGCGATGCTGGCCCGCACCTACCTCCGGGCCGACACCGCCGTCCGTCCCGTGCTTCGTGCGCTGGTCGCCAGCGACGAGTTCCGCGCGGCCCGCGGGTCGAAGGTCAGGGACCCGGCCGAGGACGTCGTGGCGACCTACCGCGCCCTCGGCGTGCGCATCGCCCGCCCGACGCAGGGCGACTCCGCCGTCAACGCGATGCTCTGGCAGGCCGCCAACCTGGGGGCCGAGCCGTACGCCTGGCCCACCCCGGACGGCCAGCCCGTCGACAACCGCTCCTGGGCCTCGCCCTCGCGGATGCTGGCCTCGCTGGACCTGCACTACTCGATGAGCGGCGCGTGGTGGCCCAGCAAGGACGTCACCTACCGCACCGACCGGCAGTGGCTGCCGCGGCGCTCGCTGCGCTTCGACCTGCTCGTCGACCACCTCTCGCAGCAGCTGCTCGGACGCCGCTCGACCTCGGCGCTGCTGCGCGCCTGCTGCGAGTCGGTCGACGTGACGCCCGCGACGGTGATGGACGCCGAGCACGGCGTCGTGAAGTGGAACATGCACCGGGTGCTGGCCACCGTCCTCGACTCCCCCGCCCACCTGACCCGATGA
- a CDS encoding hemolysin family protein yields MTELLLLALALVLVALCGVFVAAEFSLVTVDRQQVDQAVAAGEPGAEGVQAALKQLSTQLSGAQVGITVTNLGVGFLAEPAIASLIRGPLTAVGLPDGAVGPTSVTLGLVIGTVLTMIFGELVPKNLAIALPMATARATQAPMRLFTAAVRAPISVLNGSANLIVRRLGIEPQEELRSARSSTELASLIARSADEGTLDPDTAELMERSVEFGHRTAGEIMTPRVRTHSLEANDRAAAVIDLTRRTGHSRFPVLDDEDQVVGTVHVKNAVALPLHERATTKVKHLMVRPIVVPDSLRLDPLLALLRGDGFQLAVVLDEYGGHAGIVTLEDVIEEIVGDISDEHDRLGARARSRRDGTWSLSGLLRPDEVEDLTGVALPEGEDYDTIAGLVLKVLGRVPTAGDLAEVAVPDTSDPDSPREQLVVLTVERMDGLRVDRIVLNVHEGDDVPGTGPTGPTGPTGPTGPTGPTGPRSDRTQGARA; encoded by the coding sequence GTGACCGAGCTCCTCCTCCTCGCGCTCGCGCTGGTCCTGGTGGCCCTCTGCGGCGTGTTCGTCGCCGCCGAGTTCTCCCTCGTCACCGTCGACCGGCAACAGGTCGACCAGGCCGTCGCCGCCGGCGAGCCCGGCGCCGAGGGCGTCCAGGCCGCCCTCAAGCAGCTGTCGACCCAGCTCTCCGGCGCGCAGGTCGGCATCACCGTCACCAACCTCGGGGTCGGCTTCCTGGCCGAGCCGGCGATCGCGTCGCTGATCCGCGGTCCGCTGACCGCGGTCGGCCTGCCGGACGGGGCCGTCGGGCCCACGTCGGTCACCCTCGGGCTCGTCATCGGCACCGTGCTGACCATGATCTTCGGCGAGCTGGTGCCCAAGAACCTCGCGATCGCCCTGCCGATGGCCACCGCCCGCGCCACGCAGGCGCCGATGCGGCTGTTCACCGCCGCCGTACGGGCGCCGATCAGCGTGCTCAACGGCTCCGCCAACCTGATCGTGCGTCGCCTGGGCATCGAACCGCAGGAGGAGCTGCGCTCGGCGCGCTCCTCCACCGAGCTGGCCTCGCTGATCGCGCGCTCGGCCGACGAGGGAACCCTCGACCCCGACACCGCCGAGCTGATGGAGCGCTCGGTGGAGTTCGGGCACCGCACCGCCGGCGAGATCATGACCCCCCGGGTGCGCACCCACAGCCTCGAGGCCAACGACCGCGCGGCCGCGGTGATCGACCTGACCCGCCGCACCGGTCACTCCCGCTTCCCGGTCCTCGACGACGAGGACCAGGTCGTCGGCACCGTCCACGTCAAGAACGCCGTCGCGCTGCCCCTGCACGAGCGGGCCACCACCAAGGTCAAGCACCTGATGGTGCGCCCGATCGTGGTGCCCGACTCGCTGCGCCTGGACCCGCTGCTGGCGCTGCTGCGCGGCGACGGCTTCCAGCTCGCGGTCGTGCTCGACGAGTACGGCGGGCACGCCGGCATCGTCACCCTCGAGGACGTGATCGAGGAGATCGTCGGTGACATCTCCGACGAGCACGACCGCCTCGGCGCCCGCGCCCGGTCCCGCCGCGACGGCACCTGGTCGCTGTCCGGGCTGCTGCGACCCGACGAGGTCGAGGACCTCACGGGGGTCGCGCTGCCCGAGGGCGAGGACTACGACACCATCGCCGGGCTGGTCCTGAAGGTGCTCGGTCGCGTCCCGACCGCGGGCGACCTGGCCGAGGTCGCCGTCCCGGACACCTCGGACCCCGACTCGCCCCGCGAGCAGCTGGTCGTGCTGACCGTCGAGCGGATGGACGGCCTGCGCGTCGACCGGATCGTGCTCAACGTGCACGAGGGCGACGACGTCCCCGGCACCGGACCCACCGGACCCACCGGACCCACCGGACCCACCGGACCCACCGGCCCCACCGGGCCCCGGTCCGACCGCACCCAGGGAGCACGCGCATGA
- a CDS encoding hemolysin family protein: MSDYAGLLVGAALLAANAFFVGAEFALVSARRSQVEPKAQAGSRMARTTLRAMEQVSLMMAGAQLGITVCSLGLGAVAEPALAHLIEPGFEALGVPEAFLHPVAFVLALLVVVALHVVLGEMVPKNIALAGPDRAAIALGPPLLLVVRLLGPVITGLNAIANAVLRTLRVEPRDEISSSFTREEVAALVEESRGEGLLEKAEYDRLSGALGFTEKTVSSVVLPAEGLTVVRPGATGAEVEALCAATGFSRFPVADDDGDLVGYLHIKDVIEPDEARRQEVVDAKWVRPFAPVAAHEPLHDALETLQRRGAHMARVVDRETGRTLGLATLEDMVEELVGEIRDAAHLEEHPATR; the protein is encoded by the coding sequence ATGAGCGACTACGCCGGTCTCCTCGTCGGAGCGGCCCTGCTGGCCGCCAACGCCTTCTTCGTGGGAGCCGAGTTCGCGCTCGTCTCGGCGCGCCGCAGCCAGGTCGAGCCCAAGGCCCAGGCCGGGTCCCGGATGGCGCGCACCACCCTGCGCGCGATGGAGCAGGTCTCCTTGATGATGGCCGGCGCCCAGCTCGGCATCACCGTCTGCTCGCTGGGCCTGGGCGCCGTGGCCGAGCCGGCCCTGGCCCACCTGATCGAGCCCGGGTTCGAGGCCCTCGGGGTCCCCGAGGCGTTCCTGCACCCGGTCGCCTTCGTGCTCGCGCTGCTCGTCGTGGTCGCGCTGCACGTCGTGCTCGGCGAGATGGTGCCCAAGAACATCGCGCTGGCCGGCCCCGACCGCGCCGCGATCGCGCTCGGCCCGCCGCTGCTGCTCGTGGTGCGCCTCCTCGGTCCCGTCATCACCGGGCTCAACGCGATCGCCAACGCGGTCCTGCGGACCCTGCGCGTCGAGCCCCGCGACGAGATCAGCTCCAGCTTCACCCGCGAGGAGGTCGCCGCGCTGGTCGAGGAGTCGCGCGGCGAGGGCCTGCTGGAGAAGGCCGAGTACGACCGCCTCTCCGGCGCGCTGGGCTTCACCGAGAAGACCGTCAGCTCCGTCGTGCTGCCCGCCGAGGGCCTGACCGTGGTCCGACCCGGCGCGACGGGCGCCGAGGTGGAGGCGCTCTGCGCGGCCACGGGCTTCAGCAGGTTCCCGGTCGCCGACGACGACGGCGACCTCGTGGGCTACCTGCACATCAAGGACGTCATCGAGCCCGACGAGGCGCGCCGCCAGGAGGTCGTCGACGCCAAGTGGGTCCGCCCCTTCGCCCCGGTGGCCGCCCACGAGCCTCTCCACGACGCCCTGGAGACGCTCCAGCGCCGCGGGGCCCACATGGCCCGGGTCGTCGACCGGGAGACCGGCCGCACCCTGGGTCTGGCCACGCTCGAGGACATGGTCGAGGAGCTGGTCGGCGAGATCCGCGACGCCGCCCACCTGGAGGAGCACCCCGCGACCCGCTGA
- a CDS encoding CDP-alcohol phosphatidyltransferase family protein produces the protein MAEHDPPTHGAWTLPNLLSGLRLLGVPLFLWLVLVPEADEWALLLLVVSGLTDWLDGWLARRLNQTSLLGQVLDPVADRLYILAVVLGLALRDIIPWWMAVSLPLRDALMWLLVPILRTRGYSALPVHFLGKAATACLLYAFPLLLLGDGEGVVAELSLVLGWAFAFWGIGLYWWAGVLYTWQVRRLLATTERRRGRDLSDA, from the coding sequence GTGGCGGAGCACGACCCCCCGACCCACGGCGCGTGGACCCTTCCCAACCTGCTCAGCGGGCTGCGCCTGCTCGGCGTCCCGCTGTTCCTGTGGCTGGTGCTCGTGCCCGAGGCCGACGAGTGGGCGCTGCTGCTGCTGGTCGTCTCCGGCCTCACCGACTGGCTCGACGGTTGGCTGGCGCGCCGCCTGAACCAGACCTCGCTCCTCGGCCAGGTGCTCGACCCGGTGGCCGACCGGCTCTACATCCTGGCCGTCGTGCTCGGCCTGGCCCTGCGCGACATCATCCCCTGGTGGATGGCGGTCTCGCTGCCGCTGCGCGACGCGCTGATGTGGCTGCTGGTGCCGATCCTGCGCACCCGCGGCTACAGCGCCCTGCCGGTGCATTTCCTGGGCAAGGCGGCCACCGCCTGCCTGCTCTACGCCTTCCCGCTGCTGCTCCTCGGCGACGGCGAGGGCGTGGTGGCCGAGCTGTCGCTCGTCCTCGGCTGGGCGTTCGCGTTCTGGGGCATCGGGCTCTACTGGTGGGCCGGGGTCCTCTACACCTGGCAGGTACGCCGGCTGCTCGCGACCACCGAGCGCCGCCGCGGACGGGACCTCTCCGATGCCTGA
- a CDS encoding DUF881 domain-containing protein: MPERTPTGPTPGAGPAGTPDPTGRGPAGRLPDRVTMPLLALVNDQALDEDYVVAAQRRRDRPAPAGRSERGPAGGAPPGRARTATAVTVAAVAVFGVLLATAAVQTNQDADVRDAGRAGLIDRVEAERARVVSDQDRVAGLRTQSIDDEARAVALAQDLSAETSRLRRLQTSTGFVAVRGEGVRATLDQAPDAGPTSQLRDSDLALLVNGLWSAGAEAVAVNGQRLTALSAIRTSGVAVEVNGVGIAPPYTVEAIGDRATLQADFYDTSSGLAFADLAARYAFDFEIENATDLALPSAPNRLQRLRSATTVPGPDPLPAPSSDPASEVSP, encoded by the coding sequence ATGCCTGAGCGCACCCCCACCGGCCCCACGCCCGGAGCAGGGCCCGCCGGCACGCCGGACCCGACCGGACGGGGACCCGCCGGCCGGCTCCCGGACCGGGTCACCATGCCGCTGCTGGCGCTGGTCAACGACCAGGCCCTGGACGAGGACTACGTGGTGGCCGCGCAGCGCCGCCGGGACCGTCCGGCTCCCGCAGGACGGTCCGAGCGTGGGCCGGCGGGCGGGGCGCCCCCGGGCCGGGCGCGGACGGCCACGGCCGTCACCGTCGCCGCGGTCGCCGTCTTCGGGGTGCTGCTGGCGACCGCCGCGGTGCAGACGAACCAGGACGCCGACGTGCGTGACGCCGGCCGTGCCGGGCTGATCGACCGGGTCGAGGCCGAGCGGGCCCGGGTCGTGTCCGACCAGGACCGGGTGGCGGGGCTGCGTACGCAGAGCATCGACGACGAGGCCCGCGCCGTCGCACTGGCGCAGGACCTCTCGGCCGAGACCTCGCGGCTGCGGCGCCTGCAGACCAGCACCGGGTTCGTCGCGGTGCGCGGCGAGGGCGTGCGCGCCACCCTGGACCAGGCACCGGACGCCGGGCCGACCAGCCAGCTGCGCGACTCCGACCTCGCGCTGCTGGTCAACGGCCTGTGGAGCGCCGGCGCGGAGGCCGTAGCCGTCAACGGGCAGCGGCTCACGGCGCTGAGCGCGATCCGTACCTCCGGGGTGGCCGTCGAGGTCAACGGCGTCGGCATCGCGCCGCCCTACACCGTGGAGGCCATCGGCGACCGGGCCACGTTGCAGGCCGACTTCTACGACACCTCCAGCGGCCTGGCCTTCGCCGACCTGGCCGCCCGCTACGCGTTCGACTTCGAGATCGAGAACGCCACCGACCTGGCCCTGCCCTCCGCGCCGAACCGGCTGCAGCGGCTACGGTCGGCCACGACCGTCCCCGGACCAGACCCCCTGCCCGCCCCCTCGTCCGACCCCGCCTCGGAGGTGTCGCCGTGA
- a CDS encoding small basic family protein, with translation MIPVLGLLLGVVLGLYVQPDVPLGLEPYLPIAVVAALDAVLGGLRAYLDGIFDDRVFVISFASNVVIAALIVYIGDRLGVGGQLSTGVIVVLGIRIFSNVAAIRRHLFHA, from the coding sequence GTGATCCCCGTCCTCGGACTGCTGCTGGGCGTGGTGCTCGGTCTGTACGTCCAGCCCGACGTGCCGCTGGGCCTCGAGCCCTACCTCCCGATCGCCGTCGTCGCCGCCCTCGACGCCGTGCTGGGTGGGCTGCGCGCCTACCTCGACGGGATCTTCGACGACCGCGTCTTCGTGATCTCCTTCGCCAGCAACGTGGTGATCGCTGCGCTGATCGTCTACATCGGCGACCGGCTCGGCGTGGGCGGGCAGCTCTCGACCGGGGTGATCGTCGTCCTCGGGATCCGGATCTTCTCCAACGTCGCCGCGATCCGGCGCCACCTGTTCCATGCCTGA
- a CDS encoding DUF881 domain-containing protein, whose protein sequence is MPEPEDRPEDRPEDRPEDRPDDRPGGTGRDKVTRAALRPSRRQLVVAVVLALVGYGVVVQVRATDADSDYDSLRQQDLIDVLNGLAGTTQRTQSEIERLTRTREQLLDETSARGTALQEARDEVDTLAVLAGLVPVTGPGIRITITEGAEAEVSLSSMLDLVQELRTVGAEAIQLNGEVRVVAQTSLEDVEGGLLVDGTLVEAPYVVDVIGEPGVLSGAVEFALGPRAQIEGDGASLQVTELGSLDVDAVVEQQEAEYAVPDPDQ, encoded by the coding sequence ATGCCTGAGCCCGAGGACCGGCCGGAGGACCGGCCAGAGGACCGGCCAGAGGACCGTCCCGACGACCGTCCCGGGGGGACCGGCCGCGACAAGGTGACCCGCGCGGCGCTGAGGCCCTCGCGCCGGCAGCTCGTGGTCGCGGTGGTGCTGGCGCTGGTCGGGTACGGCGTGGTGGTCCAGGTCCGCGCGACCGACGCCGACTCCGACTACGACAGCCTGCGCCAGCAGGACCTCATCGACGTGCTCAACGGCCTGGCCGGCACGACCCAGCGCACCCAGTCCGAGATCGAACGGCTGACCCGCACCCGCGAGCAGCTGCTGGACGAGACCAGCGCCCGCGGCACCGCGCTGCAGGAGGCACGCGACGAGGTCGACACCCTCGCCGTGCTGGCGGGCCTGGTCCCGGTGACCGGGCCCGGCATCCGGATCACCATCACCGAGGGCGCCGAGGCCGAGGTGAGCCTCTCCTCGATGCTCGACCTCGTCCAGGAGCTGCGCACGGTGGGCGCGGAGGCGATCCAGCTCAACGGCGAGGTGCGCGTGGTGGCCCAGACGTCGCTCGAGGACGTCGAGGGCGGCCTGCTGGTCGACGGGACGCTGGTCGAGGCGCCGTACGTCGTCGACGTCATCGGCGAGCCCGGCGTGCTGTCCGGCGCGGTGGAGTTCGCGCTGGGCCCCCGGGCCCAGATCGAGGGCGACGGGGCCTCGCTCCAGGTCACCGAGCTCGGCTCGCTCGACGTCGACGCCGTCGTGGAGCAGCAGGAGGCGGAGTACGCCGTCCCGGACCCCGACCAGTAG
- the gcvH gene encoding glycine cleavage system protein GcvH yields MNPDDLLYTPEHEWLRRPGEAEGSVRVGITDYAQEALGDIVYVQLPEVGETIEAGGTCGELESTKSVSDVYAPVSGEVVARNEALDATPELVNSDPYGGGWLFEVVPSTDGQLDALLDAAAYASHTDA; encoded by the coding sequence GTGAACCCCGACGACCTGCTGTACACCCCCGAGCACGAGTGGTTGCGTCGCCCCGGCGAGGCCGAGGGCTCGGTCCGGGTCGGCATCACCGACTACGCCCAGGAGGCGCTCGGCGACATCGTCTACGTCCAGCTGCCCGAGGTCGGCGAGACGATCGAGGCCGGCGGCACCTGCGGCGAGCTCGAGTCGACCAAGTCGGTCTCCGACGTCTACGCCCCCGTCAGCGGCGAGGTCGTGGCTCGCAACGAGGCGCTGGACGCGACCCCCGAGCTGGTCAACTCCGACCCGTACGGCGGGGGCTGGTTGTTCGAGGTCGTCCCGTCCACCGACGGCCAGCTCGACGCGCTCCTCGACGCCGCGGCGTACGCCTCCCACACCGACGCCTGA
- a CDS encoding FHA domain-containing protein, which produces MPFCTACGRQNPDDARFCAQCGTRLVGVDAPAGGETPGETTATIQVGAVSPGGDGAKTDTSDGLRAVDAAAVDALPLGHALLVVQKGPGSGSRFLLDSDVIEAGRHQDSSIFLDDVTVSRRHAVFTREGDSFSVADAGSLNGTYVNRDRIEKVRLNDGDEVQIGKYRLVFFSGHDRS; this is translated from the coding sequence ATGCCGTTCTGCACCGCCTGCGGTCGCCAGAACCCCGACGACGCGCGTTTCTGCGCCCAGTGCGGCACCCGGCTGGTCGGCGTCGACGCCCCCGCCGGTGGTGAGACGCCGGGGGAGACCACCGCGACCATCCAGGTCGGCGCCGTGAGCCCCGGCGGCGACGGAGCCAAGACCGACACCTCCGACGGGCTGCGGGCCGTCGACGCGGCCGCGGTCGACGCGCTCCCGCTGGGTCACGCCCTGCTCGTCGTGCAGAAGGGCCCCGGCTCCGGCAGCCGGTTCCTGCTCGACAGCGACGTGATCGAGGCCGGTCGCCACCAGGACAGCAGCATCTTCCTCGACGACGTCACCGTCTCGCGCCGCCACGCGGTGTTCACCCGGGAGGGCGACTCCTTCTCGGTGGCCGACGCGGGCAGCCTGAACGGCACGTACGTCAACCGCGACCGGATCGAGAAGGTCCGGCTCAACGACGGTGACGAGGTCCAGATCGGCAAGTACCGCCTGGTGTTCTTCTCCGGCCACGACCGCAGCTGA
- a CDS encoding MerR family transcriptional regulator has product MDRTPRAATAPGEGASGVARHNIGQVLDLLRPDYPSVTIPKIRFLEDKGLIKPERTPAGYRKFSDADVERLRYVLRMQRDHYLPLKVIGEHLDALDRGLAPPPIDSVVPTVPVVALAADGLPSAASFNRRDDLRLSRRELVKIAEIDEDLLDQLEQFGLLAVRPGTRHYDADALVVARTARDLSDFGIEPRHLRAFRTAADREVGLVEQVTATARGSRDPAASARAHETASEVAALTVRLHATLVKAGLRRR; this is encoded by the coding sequence ATGGACCGGACGCCTCGCGCGGCCACCGCACCCGGGGAGGGTGCCTCCGGCGTCGCCCGTCACAACATCGGGCAGGTGCTCGACCTGCTGCGCCCCGACTACCCCTCGGTGACGATCCCCAAGATCCGCTTCCTCGAGGACAAGGGCCTGATCAAGCCCGAGCGGACCCCGGCGGGGTACCGCAAGTTCAGCGACGCCGACGTCGAGCGGCTGCGGTACGTGCTGCGGATGCAGCGCGACCACTACCTGCCGCTGAAGGTGATCGGGGAGCACCTCGACGCCCTGGACCGCGGCCTGGCCCCGCCGCCGATCGACTCCGTGGTGCCCACGGTGCCGGTCGTGGCCCTGGCCGCCGACGGGTTGCCGAGCGCGGCGTCGTTCAACCGGCGCGACGACCTGCGCCTGTCCCGGCGCGAGCTGGTCAAGATCGCCGAGATCGACGAGGACCTGCTCGACCAGCTCGAGCAGTTCGGCCTGCTCGCCGTCCGGCCGGGGACCCGCCACTACGACGCCGACGCGCTGGTGGTGGCGCGGACCGCGCGCGACCTCTCCGACTTCGGCATCGAGCCCCGTCACCTGCGTGCGTTCCGCACCGCCGCGGACCGTGAGGTGGGCCTGGTGGAGCAGGTGACCGCGACCGCCCGCGGGTCCCGCGACCCGGCTGCGAGCGCCCGTGCGCACGAGACGGCCTCGGAGGTGGCGGCGCTGACCGTGCGCCTGCACGCCACGCTCGTGAAGGCGGGTCTGCGCCGCCGCTGA
- a CDS encoding bifunctional nuclease family protein has translation MRVVDVMGVRVEMPSSQPLVLLREVSGERYLPIWIGAVEATAIAFAQQGVVPPRPLTHDLMKDVLEATGNELTEVRITEVKDGVFFALLVLGSGAEVSARPSDSIALALRTGTRIVCADEVLDEAGLAVPAEQEDEVEKFREFLDHVTPEDFDPA, from the coding sequence GTGCGCGTAGTAGATGTCATGGGTGTCCGTGTCGAGATGCCCTCCAGCCAGCCGTTGGTGCTGCTGCGTGAGGTCTCGGGGGAGCGCTACCTGCCGATCTGGATCGGTGCGGTCGAGGCCACCGCGATCGCCTTCGCCCAGCAGGGCGTCGTCCCGCCGCGCCCGCTCACGCACGACCTGATGAAGGACGTGCTCGAGGCCACCGGCAACGAGCTGACCGAGGTCCGCATCACCGAGGTCAAGGACGGCGTCTTCTTCGCGCTGCTCGTGCTCGGCTCCGGCGCCGAGGTCAGCGCACGCCCGTCGGACTCGATCGCGCTCGCCCTGCGCACCGGCACCCGGATCGTGTGCGCCGACGAGGTGCTCGACGAGGCCGGCCTGGCCGTCCCGGCCGAGCAGGAGGACGAGGTCGAGAAGTTCCGCGAGTTCCTCGACCACGTCACGCCCGAGGACTTCGACCCCGCCTGA
- a CDS encoding MerR family transcriptional regulator — protein MLFTDDVSPLPSDVGYRGPTACNAAGITYRQLDYWARTGLIEPTVRGASGSGSQRLYSFRDILILKVIKRLLDAGISLQQIRTAVSHLRERGTDDLTQVTLMSDGASVYECTSNDEVIDLLQGGQGVFGIAIGGVWREIEGTLAQLPSERAAEPGAAPSARDELAARRAARKTG, from the coding sequence CTGCTCTTCACCGACGACGTCTCGCCGCTGCCCAGCGACGTCGGCTACCGCGGGCCCACGGCCTGCAACGCCGCCGGGATCACCTACCGCCAGCTCGACTACTGGGCCCGCACCGGCCTGATCGAGCCGACCGTGCGCGGCGCCTCCGGGTCCGGCTCGCAGCGGCTGTACTCCTTCCGCGACATCTTGATCCTCAAGGTGATCAAGCGCCTGCTCGACGCCGGCATCTCGCTGCAGCAGATCCGGACCGCGGTCTCGCACCTGCGCGAGCGCGGCACCGACGACCTGACCCAGGTCACCTTGATGAGCGACGGTGCCTCGGTCTACGAGTGCACCAGCAACGACGAGGTCATCGACCTGCTCCAGGGCGGGCAGGGCGTCTTCGGGATCGCGATCGGCGGTGTCTGGCGCGAGATCGAGGGCACGCTGGCCCAGCTGCCCAGCGAGCGTGCGGCCGAGCCGGGCGCCGCGCCCAGCGCCCGCGACGAGCTCGCGGCCCGCCGCGCCGCCCGCAAGACCGGCTGA